The proteins below are encoded in one region of Nitrospira sp. SG-bin1:
- a CDS encoding addiction module antitoxin, which yields MTEPYRIVVKRSAEKELKAVPSADLKRVVDRIRGLAQQPRPSGCEKLSGEPERYRIRQGDYRIVYGIDDVAHLVEVVKIGHRREVYR from the coding sequence GTGACGGAACCTTATAGGATCGTCGTTAAGCGATCCGCCGAGAAAGAGCTGAAGGCAGTACCTTCAGCTGACCTCAAGCGGGTCGTCGACCGCATTCGAGGCTTGGCCCAACAGCCTCGGCCATCGGGATGCGAAAAGCTCTCAGGCGAACCCGAGCGTTATCGCATTCGTCAGGGTGACTATCGCATTGTCTACGGCATCGACGATGTCGCCCATCTTGTTGAGGTCGTGAAGATCGGACATCGGCGCGAGGTCTATCGTTGA
- a CDS encoding CopG family transcriptional regulator produces MPSDTRTTIYLKPKIYRALKVKAATTDRSVSDLVNAAVLESLREDAVDLEAFERRAKEPSRSFEKVLEELKRDGTL; encoded by the coding sequence ATGCCATCGGACACCCGCACGACAATCTACTTGAAGCCCAAAATCTATCGAGCCCTCAAGGTCAAAGCCGCCACCACAGACCGGTCCGTATCAGACTTGGTCAATGCCGCCGTGCTGGAATCTCTTCGAGAGGATGCCGTGGATCTGGAAGCATTTGAGCGCCGTGCGAAAGAGCCGTCGCGCTCGTTCGAGAAGGTTCTCGAGGAATTGAAGCGTGACGGAACCTTATAG
- a CDS encoding peroxiredoxin, protein MSDVAPEIKVGDTAPDFNLKDQDQKDVKLSDYKGKKNVVLCFYPLDWSPVCQGENKCLTDDFPQFQSANAELFGISCDSFFSHKAWADSLDLKHRLLSDVHRTTAKQYGLYFEPLNCSKRATVIVDKNGKVAYVKVQEIKTAREDKEILSALSKLN, encoded by the coding sequence ATGAGCGACGTAGCACCGGAAATCAAGGTGGGCGATACAGCACCGGACTTCAATCTCAAGGATCAAGATCAGAAGGACGTGAAGTTGAGCGACTACAAGGGCAAGAAGAACGTCGTGCTCTGCTTCTATCCTCTGGATTGGAGCCCCGTGTGCCAGGGTGAAAACAAGTGTCTGACCGACGACTTCCCCCAGTTTCAGTCCGCGAACGCAGAATTGTTCGGCATCAGCTGCGACAGCTTCTTCTCGCATAAGGCTTGGGCGGATTCGCTGGACCTGAAGCATCGCCTCTTGTCCGACGTCCATCGGACGACCGCCAAGCAGTATGGCCTCTACTTCGAACCGCTGAACTGTTCCAAGCGCGCGACCGTGATCGTGGATAAGAACGGGAAGGTCGCCTACGTGAAGGTGCAGGAGATCAAGACCGCGCGTGAGGACAAGGAAATCCTCTCCGCGCTCTCGAAGCTGAACTAA
- a CDS encoding 6-phosphofructokinase gives MTAERPIVGILVGGGPAPGINSVISAATIRSLLGGSDVLGLIDGFKWLMDGGTGQVRPLSIEDVSRIHFRGGSHLGTSRANPTRSAESLDNVLCALSRLGVTRLMTIGGDDTAFSAMTLEERAGGRLQVVHVPKTIDNDLDLPHGIPTFGFQTARHVGVEIVKNLMVDARTTSHWYLVVTMGRKAGHLALGIGKAAGATVTIIPEEFRERPIRLQRVVDLLIGAMVKRLDHGRADGVAVLAEGLIEILDPRDLAGMEQVERDEHGHLRMNDVDIGEMVRREVMKQLHRMGLSASVVAKNVGYELRCADPIPYDIEYTRDLGYCAAQHLLDGGTSAMVSIQNGRFTPIPFEQMVDSSTGRTRVRMVDVESQSYQIARQYMIRLTEGDLQNQDASGRYAALANLSIEAFRERFGAVL, from the coding sequence ATGACGGCGGAGCGTCCAATCGTCGGAATTCTCGTCGGCGGCGGACCGGCCCCCGGCATCAATAGTGTGATCAGCGCCGCCACGATCCGCAGTCTTCTCGGAGGGTCGGACGTGCTGGGGCTTATCGATGGGTTCAAATGGCTCATGGACGGGGGGACGGGACAGGTCCGGCCGCTCTCGATCGAAGACGTGAGCCGCATCCATTTCCGCGGCGGTTCCCATTTGGGTACGTCCCGCGCGAATCCGACCAGAAGCGCAGAGTCCCTCGACAACGTGTTGTGTGCCCTGTCGCGACTCGGTGTCACGCGCTTGATGACGATCGGCGGCGACGATACCGCGTTCTCCGCGATGACGTTGGAGGAACGGGCCGGCGGCAGACTACAAGTCGTGCACGTTCCCAAGACGATCGACAACGATCTGGATCTGCCTCATGGCATTCCGACGTTCGGGTTTCAAACGGCCCGGCACGTCGGTGTCGAAATCGTGAAAAACCTCATGGTAGACGCCCGGACCACCTCACACTGGTATCTGGTCGTGACCATGGGACGCAAAGCCGGCCACCTTGCCTTGGGGATAGGGAAGGCGGCGGGGGCGACGGTGACGATTATTCCGGAAGAGTTTCGGGAGCGCCCGATCAGACTGCAACGGGTCGTCGATCTCTTGATCGGGGCCATGGTGAAGCGGTTGGATCACGGCCGAGCCGACGGGGTTGCGGTGCTGGCCGAAGGACTGATCGAAATTCTCGACCCGCGTGATCTTGCCGGGATGGAGCAGGTGGAGCGAGATGAACACGGCCATTTGCGAATGAACGATGTGGATATCGGTGAGATGGTGCGACGTGAAGTGATGAAACAGCTTCACCGGATGGGGCTTTCCGCCAGCGTGGTGGCGAAAAATGTCGGGTATGAGCTTCGTTGCGCCGACCCCATTCCATACGACATCGAATACACGCGTGATCTCGGCTATTGCGCCGCGCAACATCTGCTCGACGGCGGGACTTCGGCCATGGTCTCGATTCAAAACGGACGGTTCACTCCGATTCCGTTCGAGCAGATGGTGGATTCCTCGACGGGACGGACCAGGGTGAGGATGGTGGATGTCGAATCTCAGTCTTATCAAATCGCCCGGCAATACATGATTCGGCTGACCGAGGGGGATTTGCAAAATCAGGATGCGTCGGGCCGGTATGCCGCCTTGGCAAACTTGTCCATCGAAGCGTTTCGAGAACGGTTCGGCGCGGTCCTCTGA
- a CDS encoding GTP-binding protein TypA — translation MSTIRAPHDRRNDIRNIAIIAHVDHGKTTLVDALLRQTHVHRKIDDMGERILDSMDQERERGITIRAKNASVIYNGVKINIVDTPGHADFGGEVERTLRMVDGVLLLIDAKEGPMPQTTFVLRKALALGHKAIVVINKIDRPDAVIDDVVNRTFDLFVHLGATDEQLDFPIVYTSAIKGTATLDINKPGVAIAPLLDVVLEKIPAPAIHADAPLQILVLALAQDSYKGKLGIGKIQSGSIARRQNVLVLGKDGAQIPGKVSDLAVYSGLERTDTERAEAGEIVAVAGLDEVSIGDTIADAEHPLALPRVTIDEPTVQMTFSVNNSPFAGREGKFLTSRHLRERLFKELETNVSLRVSETDSADRFLVAGRGELHLAVLIEQMRREGYELQVSQPEVILHREGGAVMEPYEELTIQVPETYQGTVIEEIGKRRGEMRHMRLIHSDVGTSEMHLEYHIPTRGIMGLKNVLLAKTRGTVIMHHVFAAYEPAEERDLIVAPHGSLVAFEDGVSTGYAIFMTQERGAMFIGPGVEVYRGMVVGQNSRDEDLDVNVCKEKHLTNMRASGSDEALVLTPPREMTLEFALEYIGADELVEVTPQNLRLRKRLLHPEDRRKAKKAAK, via the coding sequence ATGTCAACGATACGTGCCCCTCACGACCGCCGGAACGATATCCGCAACATCGCGATCATCGCCCACGTCGATCACGGCAAGACCACGCTGGTCGATGCGCTGCTGCGCCAAACCCATGTCCACCGCAAGATCGACGATATGGGCGAGCGCATCTTGGATTCGATGGATCAGGAGCGTGAACGCGGGATCACGATCCGAGCCAAAAACGCCAGCGTCATTTACAACGGGGTCAAAATCAATATTGTCGACACTCCGGGCCATGCCGATTTCGGCGGCGAAGTGGAGCGGACGTTGCGCATGGTCGACGGCGTGCTGTTGCTGATCGACGCCAAGGAAGGCCCGATGCCGCAGACGACCTTCGTGTTGCGCAAGGCGCTCGCGCTCGGACACAAGGCCATCGTCGTCATCAACAAGATCGATCGGCCGGACGCCGTCATCGACGACGTGGTCAACCGCACGTTCGACCTCTTCGTCCATCTGGGAGCCACCGACGAACAACTCGATTTTCCCATCGTCTACACCTCGGCGATCAAAGGCACGGCCACGCTGGACATCAACAAGCCCGGCGTCGCCATCGCCCCGTTGCTCGACGTCGTGCTGGAAAAAATTCCGGCCCCGGCCATCCACGCCGACGCGCCGCTTCAGATTCTAGTCCTGGCCCTGGCCCAGGATTCGTATAAAGGCAAGTTGGGCATCGGGAAGATCCAATCGGGATCGATCGCTCGGCGGCAAAACGTGCTGGTACTCGGCAAGGACGGGGCACAGATCCCCGGCAAGGTCTCGGACTTGGCCGTTTACTCCGGCCTCGAACGAACGGATACGGAGCGCGCCGAAGCGGGAGAAATCGTCGCCGTGGCGGGACTTGACGAGGTGAGCATCGGCGACACCATTGCCGATGCCGAGCACCCGCTCGCCCTCCCTCGCGTGACGATCGATGAACCGACCGTGCAGATGACCTTTTCCGTGAATAACAGCCCCTTCGCCGGCCGGGAAGGGAAGTTCCTCACCTCGCGTCATTTACGTGAGCGCCTGTTTAAGGAACTGGAAACCAATGTGTCGCTCCGCGTCAGTGAAACGGACAGCGCCGATCGTTTTCTCGTGGCAGGCCGAGGCGAACTTCATCTCGCGGTGTTGATCGAACAGATGCGCCGCGAAGGATACGAACTCCAAGTCTCGCAACCGGAAGTCATTCTCCATCGGGAAGGCGGCGCCGTCATGGAGCCGTACGAGGAGTTGACCATCCAGGTTCCGGAGACCTATCAAGGCACGGTGATCGAAGAAATAGGGAAGCGCCGGGGTGAAATGCGGCACATGCGGCTCATCCACTCCGATGTCGGGACCAGTGAAATGCACTTGGAGTACCATATCCCGACGCGGGGCATCATGGGCTTAAAGAACGTGCTGCTGGCCAAGACGCGTGGAACCGTCATTATGCACCATGTCTTTGCCGCCTATGAGCCGGCGGAAGAACGGGATCTCATCGTCGCCCCGCATGGGTCGCTCGTGGCGTTTGAAGACGGCGTCAGTACCGGCTATGCCATCTTCATGACCCAGGAACGCGGCGCCATGTTCATCGGACCCGGCGTCGAGGTCTATCGGGGAATGGTCGTCGGCCAAAACAGCCGGGATGAAGACCTCGATGTGAACGTGTGCAAGGAAAAGCACCTCACCAACATGCGAGCCTCCGGTTCCGACGAAGCCTTGGTGCTCACACCTCCGCGTGAAATGACCTTGGAGTTCGCGCTGGAATATATCGGGGCGGATGAGTTGGTGGAGGTCACCCCGCAGAACCTGCGCTTGCGCAAGCGCCTGTTGCACCCGGAAGATCGTCGCAAGGCAAAGAAAGCCGCAAAATGA
- a CDS encoding rubrerythrin, translating into MGKSLKGTKSHDNLKHAFAGESQANRRYLYFARRADIEGYPDVGGLFRDTSEAETGHAFGHLDFLKEVGDPATGVPMGNTDANLKSAIEGETYEYTQMYPGMAKTARDEGFPELAEWFETLAKAERSHANRFQKGLDTLKS; encoded by the coding sequence ATGGGTAAGAGCTTAAAAGGGACGAAGAGTCACGACAATCTGAAACATGCGTTTGCAGGGGAATCACAGGCGAACCGACGGTATCTGTATTTCGCGCGGCGGGCCGATATTGAAGGTTATCCGGACGTCGGCGGGCTTTTCCGGGACACCTCGGAAGCTGAAACGGGTCATGCCTTCGGCCACCTGGACTTTTTGAAAGAGGTGGGCGATCCGGCCACGGGTGTGCCGATGGGGAACACCGACGCCAATCTCAAGTCCGCCATCGAGGGCGAAACGTACGAATATACTCAGATGTATCCCGGAATGGCCAAGACCGCGCGGGACGAAGGGTTTCCTGAGTTGGCTGAGTGGTTTGAGACCTTGGCGAAGGCCGAACGGTCCCATGCCAATCGGTTTCAAAAGGGATTGGATACTCTGAAGAGCTAA